CCCGCCCGGGCTCGCGGTGATCCTCGTGGGGGAGAATCCCGCCTCCCAGATCTATGTCCGGAACAAGGAGCGGGCCGCCGAAAATCTCGGCATCCGGACCTACGATTACCGGCTTCCGGCCGACACCACACAGGAACACGTTCTCGGCCTCATCACCCGGCTGAACACCGACCCGGCCGTTCACGGCATCCTGATCCAGCTGCCGCTTCCCTCCCACCTGCACGAGGAGGAGCTGCTCCACGCCGTCAATCCGGAAAAAGATGTCGACGTTTTTCATCCCGACAACTTCGGCAAGCTCGCCCTCAACGTGGGAAACCTGCGCCCCTGCACCCCGGCCGGGGTGATCGAACTCTTGAAGCGGAACGGCGTCGAGATGGACGGCAAGAACGTGGCCATCGTCGGGGCGAGCAAGATCGTCGGCCTGCCGCTCTCGCTCCTGTTCTTGTACGAGGGCGCGACCGTCAGCCTCTGCCACGTCAAGACGCGCGATGTCACCGCCCTCACGAAGCAGGCGGACATCGTCGTGGCCGCCCTCGGGGTGCCCCGCTTCCTGAAGCGGGACATGGTGCGCGAGGGCGCGGTGGTGGTGGACGTGGGGATCAACCGCCTCGAGGACGGCAAGCTCGTCGGGGATTGCGACTTCGAGGGGTTGCAGGACTGGGTTTCAGCCATCACGCCGGTGCCGGGCGGAGTGGGGCCGATGACGGTGGCGATGTTGATGGTGAACACGGTGCGGGCCTACCGCGTTCAGGTGTTGGGCGAGTTGCCCAGCCAGCATCTGAGGATGCTCGAGTGAGCGTCGACCTCCTGGGCGAGAGCGCGGCAGCGCCCCCCGGTCCCCCCATTCTGACCGTCTCCCAGCTCAACTCCCGCGTCAAAGCGCTCCTCGAAGAGAAAATCCGAGAGGTGCTCGTCGAAGGCGAGATCAGCTCCTGGCGCACCTACCCCTCCGGCCACGCCTACTTCGATCTCAAGGATGCCGCATCGAGGGTGGGGGCGGTCATGTTCTCGGGCCGCAGACGCTTTCTGCGCTTTGCGCCCGAGGACGGCATGCGGGTCATGGTGCGCGCACACGTGACGCTCTACGAGCGCGACGGGCGCTTTCAGCTCTCGGTGCTTTCCATCGAGCCGCTGGGCGAGGGCGCGCTCGAGATCGCCTTCCGCCAGCTTCTCGAGAAGCTCGAGG
The genomic region above belongs to bacterium and contains:
- the folD gene encoding bifunctional methylenetetrahydrofolate dehydrogenase/methenyltetrahydrofolate cyclohydrolase FolD, whose amino-acid sequence is MSQKTSATILKGKPVAAEVMEELRATIEDGTRRIGRPPGLAVILVGENPASQIYVRNKERAAENLGIRTYDYRLPADTTQEHVLGLITRLNTDPAVHGILIQLPLPSHLHEEELLHAVNPEKDVDVFHPDNFGKLALNVGNLRPCTPAGVIELLKRNGVEMDGKNVAIVGASKIVGLPLSLLFLYEGATVSLCHVKTRDVTALTKQADIVVAALGVPRFLKRDMVREGAVVVDVGINRLEDGKLVGDCDFEGLQDWVSAITPVPGGVGPMTVAMLMVNTVRAYRVQVLGELPSQHLRMLE